The genomic window AGCCGTGGACACACTATTTTCATGTCACTCAGACGATATCGGGCGAACGGAAAAAAAGCATAGACTTTGTTATGCCCGTCTGGGCTCCCGGTTCGTATTTGATCAGGGAATTTTCCAAGAACGTGGAAGGATTCAGCGCCCACAGCAATAAATCGGATAATTTGAAGTGGGAGAAGATCGATAAGAACACATGGCGGGTTTACTCCGACAGGGCAAATGTGGTGACGATAAGTTACCGTGTCTATGCGTTTGTCAAGAGCGTTCGGAACTCGTTCCTTGACGATTCCCACGGTTTCGTATCCCCCCCG from Candidatus Neomarinimicrobiota bacterium includes these protein-coding regions:
- a CDS encoding peptidase M61 is translated as MPEPWTHYFHVTQTISGERKKSIDFVMPVWAPGSYLIREFSKNVEGFSAHSNKSDNLKWEKIDKNTWRVYSDRANVVTISYRVYAFVKSVRNSFLDDSHGFVSPP